One Bos indicus isolate NIAB-ARS_2022 breed Sahiwal x Tharparkar chromosome 10, NIAB-ARS_B.indTharparkar_mat_pri_1.0, whole genome shotgun sequence DNA window includes the following coding sequences:
- the SORD gene encoding sorbitol dehydrogenase, protein MAAAKPENLSLVVHGPGDLRLENYPIPEPGPNEVLLKMHSVGICGSDVHYWQHGRIGDFVVKKPMVLGHEASGTVVKVGSLVRHLQPGDRVAIEPGAPRETDEFCKIGRYNLSPTIFFCATPPDDGNLCRFYKHNANFCYKLPDNVTFEEGALIEPLSVGIHACRRAGVTLGNKVLVCGAGPIGLVSLLAAKAMGAAQVVVTDLSASRLSKAKEVGADFILQISNESPQEIAKKVEGLLGSKPEVTIECTGVETSIQAGIYATHSGGTLVLVGLGSEMTSVPLVHAATREVDIKGVFRYCNTWPMAISMLASKSVNVKPLVTHRFPLEKALEAFETSKKGLGLKVMIKCDPNDQNP, encoded by the exons gaaAACTATCCTATCCCTGAACCAGGCCCAAATG AGGTGCTTCTGAAGATGCATTCTGTTGGAATTTGTGGCTCAGATGTCCATTACTGGCAGCATGGTCGAATTGGAGATTTTGTTGTGAAAAAGCCAATGGTGCTGGGGCATGAAGCTTCAGGAACAGTCGTAAAAGTGGGATCATTGGTCAGGCACCTACAACCAG GTGATCGTGTCGCCATCGAGCCTGGTGCTCCTCGAGAAACTGATGAGTTCTGCAAGATTGGCCGATACAATCTGTCACCTACCATCTTCTTCTGCGCCACGCCCCCTGATGATGGGAACCTCTGCCGGTTCTACAAGCACAATGCTAACTTCTGCTACAA GCTTCCTGACAATGTCACCTTTGAGGAAGGGGCCCTGATTGAGCCACTGTCTGTGGGGATCCATGCCTGCCGGCGAGCTGGAGTCACGCTGGGGAACAAGGTCCTTGTGTGTGGAGCTG GGCCAATTGGACTGGTCAGTTTGCTTGCAGCCAAGGCAATGGGTGCAGCTCAAGTGGTGGTGACTG ATCTGTCAGCCTCTCGGTTGTCTAAAGCCAAGGAAGTCGGGGCTGATTTCATCCTCCAGATCTCCAACGAGAGCCCTCAGGAAATAGCCAAGAAAGTGGAAGGCCTGCTGGGCAGCAAGCCAGAAGTCACAATTGAGTGCACAGGGGTGGAGACCTCCATCCAAGCCGGCATCTAC GCCACTCATTCTGGTGGGACCCTGGTGTTGGTGGGTCTGGGCTCTGAGATGACCAGCGTGCCCCTCGTGCACGCAGCCACCAGGGAGGTGGACATCAAGGGCGTGTTTCGATACTGCAATAC ATGGCCGATGGCGATTTCAATGCTTGCATCCAAGTCTGTGAATGTAAAGCCCTTGGTCACCCATCGGTTTCCTCTGGAGAAAGCTCTGGAGGCCTTTGAAACATCCAAAAAGGGTTTGGGGTTGAAAGTCATGATCAAGTGTGACCCCAACGACCAGAATCCATGA